A stretch of Tripterygium wilfordii isolate XIE 37 chromosome 11, ASM1340144v1, whole genome shotgun sequence DNA encodes these proteins:
- the LOC120008779 gene encoding ubiquitin-like-specific protease 1A gives MIDGITYIDNEEDDTEDDKLSLLTKLATEGQLYHSKRVKKRGPYQVSPYTDPFKKKIKVQPEFNPISEYPKEWEFEMDEFYKNLINQAKIIDLNVIDAKKDWFDTIMDQSKWLLDTHLDIAMDFIRKRMSENTDIFRQKCAIMDTFFHTYLNMCYQLYEENTEPSHWDGDNLLLHFIDRSRAGTIVWSNLEKNFKRRGSFAMIHFSNTSDEKFNNEMKFISTLIPKMLKRAKVIDDESPWPIEREPDVPQQENGSDCGMFCIKFIEILSADKDVTILKAQDMGFIRKKFTVETWKIGMLGM, from the exons ATGATTGATGGGATTACTTATATTGATAATGAGGAGGATGATACTGAAGATGATAAATTAAGTTTGTTGACAAAGCTGGCAACCGAAGGTCAATTGTATCATAGCAAAAGGGTCAAGAAAAGGGGTCCTTACCAAGTGTCACCATATACAGACCCTTtcaagaagaagataaaagtcCAACCAGAATTCAATCCTATTTCAGAGTATCCCAAAGAATGGGAATTTGAAATGGATGAATTCTATAAGAATCTCATCAATCAGGCTAAGATAATCGATTTAAACGTCATTGATGCAAAGAAGGATTGGTTTGATACAATAATGGACCAAAGCAAGTGGCTATTAGATACG cATCTTGACATTGCAATGGATTTCATTCGTAAACGAATGTCTGAGAATACTGATATTTTTAGACAAAAATGTGCGATTATGGATACATTTTTCCAt acaTATCTCAACATGTGTTACCAATTGTACGAAGAGAACACTGAGCCTTCACATTGGGATGGTGATAATCTTCTGCTACATTTTATTGATAGATCTAGGGCAGGAACTATTGTCTGGTCCAATTTGGAGAAG AACTTCAAAAGAAGAGGATCATTTGCTATGATTCACTTCTCAAACACATCAGACGAGAAATTtaataatgaaatgaaatttatTTCAACATTGATCCCTAAGATGTTGAAGCGTGCCAAAGTCATCGATGATGAATCTCCATGGCCCATAGAGCGTGAACCTGATGTACCTCAACAAGAAAATGG ttCCGACTGTGGCATGTTCTGTATAAAATTCATAGAGATTCTTTCAGCCGATAAGGACGTGACCATTTTGAAAGCTCAGGACATGGGATTTATTCGGAAAAAATTTAC